From the genome of Alosa alosa isolate M-15738 ecotype Scorff River chromosome 20, AALO_Geno_1.1, whole genome shotgun sequence, one region includes:
- the s100a11 gene encoding protein S100-A11: MESAINTLVCQFKTFAGKDGSATTLSKDEFKSLVVSQLPTLVKNASDPGVIDQLMSSLDQNNDGELTFMEFWQLIGSVASKHSGLC; the protein is encoded by the exons ATGGAATCTGCCATCAACACCCTGGTCTGCCAGTTCAAGACCTTCGCTGGAAAGGATGGGTCAGCAACCACCCTTAGCAAAGACGAGTTCAAGAGCTTGGTGGTGTCTCAGCTGCCCACCCTAGTCAAG AATGCCAGTGATCCTGGGGTGATCGACCAGCTCATGAGCTCTTTGGACCAGAACAATGACGGAGAGCTGACCTTCATGGAGTTCTGGCAGCTGATTGGCTCCGTGGCAAGCAAGCACAGTGGCCTCTGCTAG
- the pbxip1a gene encoding LOW QUALITY PROTEIN: pre-B-cell leukemia transcription factor-interacting protein 1 (The sequence of the model RefSeq protein was modified relative to this genomic sequence to represent the inferred CDS: inserted 2 bases in 1 codon; deleted 1 base in 1 codon) yields MSDHSTGSSGSSTNSWTILSPEEAAVETVGPDDGTGSLCGVPGLPEEGTGVPLDRDVSGLDPPVEPVLSEEGQQPVCQETSPEVCEAATFVGPSFSGFEEGEFDPDIHAPIIHDTVISSPPDSDLLGSTPFAISSEAALLFSEEPAFAPRASDVFTDVGYGHEIPAEELLVPESHTPEVLSWGKSPAPEPLSQHSPSPEGLPEESPAVQEAVAAEAATLESRVPESSVPEVPPGSSPTPDISPPDAPPAPIAPAPEVLLTRESPVTEPQTERSPTPEAVAAEVTLDFHSAPEAPRPAPAPVETPAPERVEDLTLSMQGHPLSSFTPTPEASPAEGGLGPVGLEPETARSASAQPQEEEEEEEEEEEEYGEEPPSEEDADVMEQQNVEPVEAVPIEEVVRPEPGAEGDGLRQRHVSPSEPALGRSSEDEDEEEEEFQLAERREEKHGFALNKLIVGALVLLCLGSLFFSGVLVAEESGAVDDGFDGSEMTEQELLERLAQENQQIAMLESQLQSQKEALDQALRAAAQPGEEGGGPLQKENVKLKEELAAMPGLREELESLRVRVAELSQLTVRESETEPTDTVAPPTDQPETANQIPEVPVQVEGVEQEEGGEDGLKAELQRQKSLLEDSRKRLEGMKRSVGRKKGVREGLVEMQKRLSEQAERLDKRHDWKRNQQQRTETDAKKDQNRKWVGKKEQGNQWGGKKERDEQREDKSDKHKSQWESKKNGRKEDGGKREGKKDHGKQKHHEEPEKWRGGEKERKNGKMESKQDAWRKYHEDWDGRKHERREEREKRKSERPWEAKSFKKHSAHHHHHDRHHQEDRSHEKPSDHKHGRDDFWKHQEQKLRRNXPGPVRACSGAAGCAEAEGLVAVELSEFQALLESYLSKLPASTGESKEALLELTAGFFSPDGGVFDHERLLFSDFAEDVADILEDLADVLDDSLEEEMEEFEREALWKFSATAA; encoded by the exons ATGTCCGACCACAGCACCGGCAGTAGTGGGTCCTCTACAAATAGCTGGACCATCCTTTCCCCAGAG GAGGCTGCTGTTGAAACAGTAGGGCCTGACGACGGCACCGGAAGTCTCTGTGGAGTTCCAGGGCTTCCAGAGGAAGGAACAG GTGTTCCTCTGGACCGTGACGTGAGTGGGCTTGATCCTCCAGTCGAACCAGTGTTGTCAGAGGAGGGCCAACAG CCGGTATGCCAGGAAACTTCCCCAGAGGTGTGTGAGGCGGCGACCTTCGTAGGCCCCTCCTTCTCGGGCTTCGAGGAAGGCGAGTTTGACCCAGACATCCACGCTCCCATCATCCACGACACCGTTATCAGCTCGCCGCCCGACAGTGACCTGTTGGGCTCCACCCCTTTCGCCATCTCCTCGGAAGCAGCCTTGCTCTTCTCCGAGGAGCCCGCCTTCGCTCCGCGCGCCTCTGACGTGTTTACCGACGTCGGTTACGGCCACGAGATCCCCGCGGAGGAACTCCTCGTCCCGGAGAGCCACACCCCTGAAGTCCTGTCGTGGGGAAAAAGCCCCGCCCCTGAACCCCTCTCTCAACACAGCCCCTCCCCCGAAGGTCTTCCAGAAGAAAGCCCTGCTGTCCAGGAAGCTGTCGCTGCGGAGGCCGCCACTCTTGAATCTCGGGTCCCAGAGAGCTCTGTCCCCGAGGTGCCTCCTGGAAGTAGCCCCACTCCTGACATCTCCCCCCCAGATGCCCCACCTGCCCCAATTGCCCCTGCCCCTGAGGTCCTCCTTACCCGGGAAAGCCCTGTCACTGAACCACAAACTGAGAGAAGCCCCACTCCAGAGGCCGTGGCTGCAGAGGTGACCCTTGATTTCCACTCTGCCCCAGAGGCTCCTCGTCCTGCCCCTGCCCCAGTGGAGACCCCTGCTCCTGAGAGAGTTGAGGACCTGACTCTGTCCATGCAGGGTCATCCCCTCTCCAGTTTCACCCCCACACCTGAGGCCAGTCCGGCGGAGGGAGGCCTTGGTCCTGTTGGCCTGGAGCCAGAGACCGCCAGGTCTGCCTCCGCACAgccacaggaggaggaggaagaggaggaggaggaggaggaggagtacggAGAGGAGCCGCCCTCGGAGGAGGATGCTGACGTGATGGAGCAGCAGAATGTGGAGCCAGTGGAAGCAG TGCCCATTGAGGAGGTGGTCCGGCCTGAGCCAGGGGCTGAGGGAGACGGCCTGCGCCAGAGGCACGTGTCACCGTCCGAGCCCGCGCTGGGCCGAAGCTCGGAGGACgaagacgaggaggaagaggagttcCAGCTGGCCGAGAGGCGAGAGGAGAAGCACGGCTTCGCCCTCAACAAGCTGATCGTGGGCGCCCTGGTCCTCCTGTGCCTGGGCTCCCTCTTCTTTTCAG GTGTGTTGGTGGCCGAGGAGAGTGGTGCAGTAG ATGATGGCTTTGATGGCTCAGAAATGACTGAACAG GAACTCTTGGAAAGACTTGCTCAAGAAAACCAACAGATTGCCATGCTGGAATCTCAGCTCCAG TCCCAGAAGGAGGCGCTGGACCAGGCTCTACGCGCCGCTGCTCAACCGGGCGAGGAAGGGGGCGGACCCCTGCAGAAAGAGAACGTCAAGCTGAAGGAGGAGCTCGCGGCTATGCCTGGCCTGAGAGAAGAGCTGGAGAGCCTCCGAGTCCGAGTGGCAGAACTGTCCCAGCTAACCG TTCGGGAATCAGAAACCGAGCCTACAGACACAGTCGCGCCGCCAACCGACCAGCCCgagacagccaatcaaatcccTGAAGTTCCAGTGcaggtggagggggtggagcaGGAGGAAGGAGGTGAGGATGGGTTGAAGGCAGAGCTCCAGAGGCAGAAGAGCCTGTTGGAGGACAGCCGCAAGCGTctggaggggatgaagaggtCGGTGGGGAGGAAGAAGGGCGTGCGGGAGGGGCTGGTGGAGATGCAGAAGAGGCTGAGCGAACAGGCCGAGCGTCTGGACAAGAGGCACGACTGGAAGAGGAATCAGCAGCAGCGGACGGAGACCGACGCCAAAAAGGACCAGAACAGGAAGTGGGTGGGGAAGAAGGAGCAAGGGAACCAATGGGGTggcaagaaggagagagacgaGCAACGGGAAGACAAGAGTGATAAGCACAAGAGCCAATGGGAGAGCAAGAAGAATGGCAGAAAAGAAGACGGTGGTAAACGGGAAGGAAAGAAGGATCATGGGAAACAGAAGCACCATGAGGAGCCtgagaagtggagaggaggagagaaggagcggAAGAACGGAAAGATGGAGTCCAAGCAGGACGCCTGGAGGAAGTACCACGAGGACTGGGACGGCCGGAAGCACGAGCGCAGGGAGGAGCGCGAGAAGAGGAAGAGCGAGCGGCCGTGGGAGGCCAAGTCCTTCAAGAAGCACTccgcccaccaccaccaccacgaccGCCACCACCAGGAAGACCGCAGCCACGAGAAACCCAGTGACCACAAGCACGGCAGG GACGACTTCTGGAAGCACCAGGAGCAGAAGCTCCGGCGGAA CCCTGGGCCGGTCCGCGCGTGCTCGGGGGCGGCCGGCTGCGCCGAGGCCGAGGGGCTGGTCGCCGTGGAGCTCTCGGAGTTCCAGGCCCTGCTGGAGAGCTACCTGAGCAAGCTGCCGGCGTCCACCGGCGAGAGCAAGGAGGCGCTCCTGGAGCTGACCGCCGGCTTCTTCTCCCCCGACGGCGGCGTCTTCGACCACGAGCGCCTGCTCTTCAGCGACTTCGCCGAGGACGTGGCGGACATCTTGGAGGACCTGGCCGACGTGCTGGACGACTCGCtcgaggaggagatggaggagttTGAGAGGGAGGCGTTGTGGAAGTTTTCGGCCACTGCCGCTTAG